In Electrophorus electricus isolate fEleEle1 chromosome 12, fEleEle1.pri, whole genome shotgun sequence, a single window of DNA contains:
- the dnajb9a gene encoding dnaJ homolog subfamily B member 9a — translation MATAQSTLMFAVSVLMITELILAKKDYYEILGVPKDATERQIKKAFHKLAVKYHPDKNKSPDAETKFRETAEAYETLSDEKRRREYDQLGRGAFSGEGMRGGGQYFHQYFDFNFDDMFKDFDIYSQNRHARPKRHFEDHFRAHQQSHSRHKRHFQGAFGAGIFDELTDDMERMFTFDRHTKRTENRFQGTAKQHCRTVTQRRGNMVTTYTDCTSS, via the exons ATGGCCACAGCTCAGTCAACGTTAATGTTTGCTGTATCCGTCTTGATGATAACAGAACTAATACTGGCCAAAAAGGACTATTATGAAATTTTGGGTGTACCCAAAGATGCTACAGAGCGGCAAATTAAGAAGGCTTTTCACAAGCTAGCTGTGAAATATCATCCAGACAAGAACAAGAGCCCTGATGCAGAGACAAAGTTCAGAGAAACTGCAGAGG CATATGAAACACTCTCAGatgagaaaaggaggagagagtaTGATCAGTTAGGACGGGGCGCTTTCTCCGGTGAAGGCATGAGAGGTGGAGGCCAGTACTTCCACCAGTACTTTGATTTTAACTTTGATGATATGTTCAAAGACTTTGACATCTACAGCCAGAACAGGCATGCCCGGCCCAAAAGGCACTTTGAGGACCATTTCAGGGCTCACCAGCAATCACACAGCCGCCACAAGAGGCACTTCCAAGGAGCCTTTGGTGCTGGGATCTTTGATGAGCTCACTGACGACATGGAGAGGATGTTTACATTTGACAGACACACCAAGCGGACCGAGAACCGCTTTCAAGGCACGGCCAAACAGCACTGCAGAACTGTGACTCAGAGAAGGGGGAATATGGTGACCACCTACACTGACTGTACATCTTCCTGA